A segment of the Candidatus Nitrososphaera gargensis Ga9.2 genome:
TACGTACTGCAATTGACTTTGGTACTGGGTGTCCGCGCCTTGAGCAGTCAACCGAGGAATATGCAGGCTCTACCTCCACGACGTGATTAGCCTTGTACTGTAGCAGCATATTTTTAAAAGTAGAGACCAGCTTGCATCCAGTATCTTTCTTGCAAGAAGCCGGTGGTTCTTGGTCATGTTCATTACCCGCAATTTCTCCAAGAATATGAGATCGTAGCGGCTGCTGTAGTATGATGACAGCTTGTGTAGAAAGTCCCTTCGTCTGTTGTTGTTGCTGTTGCTGTTTATCCTTTCATACAGCCTGGCAAGCATGTGTCTTGCTTTATCGTAGTTGCTGCTGCCAAGCTGCCTTCTAGATACTCTACGGTGAGCCCTCCTCAACGGTTTTAGCATCCTTGTAAGAAACCTGCCTGTCTTGGCAGCCTTTCTTGCAGCTGCTGCAACCTGATGTGTTATACCATCTGCTGCAGCATCTTGCTGTGGTAATTATTGCGGAGCCAAGGATGCTCTGCTCTTTCAACTCAGCTAGAGTAAAAACTGCATCATCTTCTTTTGATATATATTCTTGTCGAAGAAGTAGTTGTACATCCACCTGCAGCCATCAAGTGTCTGCTCTAACACAAGCTCCTGTTCTTTCGTTGTTGGATATATAGGCGGAACTTGTAGTCATGAGCGTCATGGTGATGATAGCAGCCGTAATAGTAATAGTAATAGTAATAGTAGTACGGGTACATCTATTTTACAGGTACTGTTGCCTAAAAAATGTGATGGTGGCGATTCATCCACTGGACTTGTGTCCGGTGGATTTCTCGCCGTTATATCTTTAAAAGAATGAGTTAATTAGCAAAATAGCAAAAACCTGACGGCATGTAGGATAGCCATTGTGGACTAGCCGCAGTTGCATCATCAACAATAACGACAAAAAGTTTGCCGACATCGGCTTATTTTTTGAAGGAACAATAGACATTTTTCTGTTCAGGAATTTAGGACTCGTTTCCAGAGCAGAACAACAAATTGGAGGCGCCAAGAATTCCGCTGGCTAATAAATTGATCTCTGTTACAAATCGTTAAACAATACTTGCATGGATTCACATCCTGATGGCCATTCCGACCTATTCAACAGGTGACCCGGCGCTAGATTTCTTCTTCACCCTCTTCAATGGAATAGCAGAAGTCCCTCTATTCAGTTCGCCGATTACTGGAATATTGATTCTCGCAGGTGTATTCTTGGCATCAAGAAAGGCAGGCGCGATGATGGTATTGGCTGGGCTGATAGGTGCAGGGGTTGCAATTCTCGCAGGTGCTGATTATGGGCTTGTAACATTTGGTCTGTTTGGGTACAACTCGATACTGACTGGCATGGCTTTCTGGTCAGGCCCCTTCGTCAAGGCGAACAAAGCGACATTCTTCATTTCGGTCTTTGGAGCCGCAATCACTGCATTCTCTTGGATGGCATTTGCCCATCTGATGGGCGACATGTTTGCGCTTGGCAGCACAGCAGCAGGATGGGCAATTCCCGGCTTTACGTCCTCGTTCATATTTACCACTTGGGCGCTCATGTATGCAACAAAGAGATTTGGCCACGACATATGGCCGGCTCCAGCGCCTCCACCAAAAGAAGAGCTCATAGCTGGCAGCGGAAATCCAATGACATCTGACGCTGGTTCGTTCAAATGGACGCCAAAAGAGTTCATGATCGCAACACTGAAAGGGGTTTCCCAGGTCACGTTCGTAGAAAACTGGAAAACGGGTGTATTCTGGGTTGTAGGGCTGACACTTGCTTTTGAGTTGGCTCCCTTCATAGCAGGGGTTCAAGATAGGCCTTGGTGGACAAACGGCTATACTGCCCAATGGAACGAGTTTTCGCCGCTCTACTTGGCAGGTCTGATGGCCCTCTTGGGATCAGGAATAGGCGTTGCGATGGCTATACTTACAAAGCTTCCCACGGCGGAAATACGGATGGGACTGCATGGCTTCAATCAGGTTCTGGTAATGATTGCGCTTACAAGTTTCGTTCCTCTCACGCCACAATCCTTCATGATGGCAGTGTTCGCAACCATAGGGTGCTGCTTCTTGATGCCTGCTCTTCAGAGGTTCTTTGGACAATGGGGACTGCCTGCACTGACGGGACCATTCGTATTCACTGCATGGATATTCCTCCTCGCAACGTCTGGATTCCAGAACATCCCTGCAGGATTAGGCTGGTCAAGGCCTTAAGATCGGATGGTGGGAGGGGCCGGCCAGCCCTTCCCATTATACCTTCTTTTAACTTGCAGAGGCGAAAAAACAGAATTAGGTGAAGATCAAAAATTAGCCATGAACCCTAACACATTTGAACAGTTCCTGAGCGAGTCCAGACATGCTTTTAGGGACAAATCCGACTCTGAGAAGATCAAATTTTTTACTGATTGGTGCAAAAAGAACGGAACCGAGGAGGTTATTCTCAGGCTCAGCTCAGAGAACAAGGGAGGCTGGTCGAGTAATTTTTACCTGGATTTTACGACGGCCCGCATCATAATTACAAAGAAGAGCTTTTTTACCAAATTTGCTGATGTAGGTTATGTGGCAGGCCTTGCGCCCTATCCGTACCTTCTCCTGCTGAAAAATCCGGACCCCTCGAAAATAAGAAAACAGGCCTCACTTGCGCCAGATGAACTGGTCAAGAGCGAGAACTATTCTGATTCGATCTGGTATTCTGAAATAAAAGAGATTATCTTGAGAAAGGGCATAGAAACGGCAGTTGCAAACATGTTCGGCCGGGCAATAGTGGCTAATTTTCTTGCGATCAGCGCTTCAGGGGGCCGAAGATTTGATTTCAAGCTACCAGTAAACAAGAATGGAACATACGAGCAGGTGCATTTCTGGGTTAACGTCGTACTCCCGCCACATTGCCAGCTTCAGAATGACATCAGGAATACATAAAACCCGGAAAAAATAAGCCGATGTCGGCTAATTTCCTAATTATTGAACCTGTAGATTCTCTGCTTGAACTGAAAACAAAACCGGTGTTTCTGTTATGTTATTGTATTATTTCGCCTTTCTAAATTTAAAATAGTTCGCTCAATCATCTGAAAGAAGAGGTATCATGCAAAAATGATGCTCGCACCAAGAGAAATGGAAAAGATGTGGATCTGGACGGCGTCCCAGATAGCCGAAGGGCGGAAAAAGAGAGGAGTCAAGCTGAACTACCCTGAAACGGTGGCATATATTGCAAACTATGTAGTTGAAGGCGCCCGCGAAGGCAAGAGCGTGGCTGAACTTATGCAATCTGCAAGATCTATTCTAAAGAAAAGCGATGTCATGCCCGGAGTCCCGGAGCTTATCCATACAGTACAGGTGGAAGCGACTTTCCCTGATGGAACAAAGCTGGTGACTGTGCATGATCCTATCCAATAGGTGAAGAGATGAGAAAAATATGGTAAAGAAAGAAAAAGTTTCAAAAAAAAATCTACTAGAGTTACAAAAAAGAAGGAGGTCAGAAGCGCACAGATGATCCCCGGAGAATATGTTTTGTCATCGGATCCCGTGCTATGCAACAGCAACAGGAAGACCATCAAGATCACTGTAAGCAACAAGGGAGATAGGCCCTGCCAGATAGGCTCGCATACCCACTTTTTCGAGGTAAATAGGGCCTTGGATTTTCCAAGGGAAAAGGCGTTTGGATACAGGCTAAACATTCCTGCAGGAACTTCTGTCAGGTTCGAGCCGGGCGATAGCAAGGAGGTGGAGCTGTGTGAAATTGGCGGCAAGAGGATATGCTTTGGGTTCAATGGCTTGACGATGGGCGGCCTGAATTCGAGCATAGTCATGCGCGCAGCAGTGGAAAAAGCCAGGCAGCTTGGCTTTAACGGAGCATAGGAGGAGGGAAAAAGAGGAAAATGGTTCTCAAACTTACACGCAAGCAATACACCGACCTATTTGGTCCAACAACAGGAGATAAAGTCAGGCTCGGCGATACAGACCTTTTCATTCAGATAGAAAAAGATCTGATAACCCCAGGAGATGAGTGTGTCTTTGGCGGAGGCAAGACTCTCAGGGACGGCCTTGCACAGACCTCTGGAGTCACCAACAAGAACGGCGCTCTGGACTTTTTGATCACAAATGCAGTGATCTTGGATCCTGTACTGGGCATAGTAAAGGCAGACATTGGCATCAAGGACGGCAAGATTGCGGGAATAGGAAAGGCAGGAAACCCTCTGACCATGGACAAGGTGAACCCGAACATGGTTGTTTCAGCTTGCACCGAGGCAACCGCCGGCGAACATACCATATGCACGCCGGGCCACTTTGACACTCACATACACATGATTGCCCCTCAGCAATACATCGATGGGATCAGCAATGGCATCTGCAACATGATAGGCGGAGGGACTGGACCGGCAGACGGGACAAATGCTACCACATGCACACCCGGTATATACAACATAAGCAGGATGCTGGAGGCAGTAGAAGACACCCCTGTGAACTGGGGATTCTTGGGAAAAGGAAACGATTCACACCCTTCACTGGCAACCCAGCTGGAACAGATCGAGGCAGGAGCATGCGGGCTGAAGGACCATGAAGACTGGGGCACCACCGCGGCGGTTCTTGACGCATCCCTAAAAGCAGCCGATATGACGGATACACAGGTGGCAATTCACACTGACTCAATCAACGAGTGTGCATATGTTGAAGATACAATAAACGCGATTGACGGCAGAGTGGTGCATACATACCATACAGAGGGGGCAGGTGGAGGCCACGCGCCAGACATTATGAAGATAGCGGGCGAAACATTCGCATTGCCATCTTCTACAAACCCGACTAGGCCATACACAAAGAATACTGTAGACGAGCACCTAGACATGCTAATGTTCTGTCACCACCTGAACCCTGCAGTCGCAGAAGATGTCGCCTTTGCAGAATCAAGGATCAGAGCCGAAACCATTGCGGCAGAGGACGTGCTACATGACGAGGGCGTGATCAGCATGTATTCGTCTGACAGCCAGGCAATGGGCAGGATAGGAGAAGTCGTCATAAGGGCATGGCAGACTGCAGACAAGATGAAGAAGATGCGCGGCAAGCTGCCACAGGAGACAGGAGATAACGACAACTTTAGAGCGAGGAGGTACATTGCAAAGACAACCA
Coding sequences within it:
- a CDS encoding urease subunit gamma, translating into MMLAPREMEKMWIWTASQIAEGRKKRGVKLNYPETVAYIANYVVEGAREGKSVAELMQSARSILKKSDVMPGVPELIHTVQVEATFPDGTKLVTVHDPIQ
- a CDS encoding urea transporter, translating into MAIPTYSTGDPALDFFFTLFNGIAEVPLFSSPITGILILAGVFLASRKAGAMMVLAGLIGAGVAILAGADYGLVTFGLFGYNSILTGMAFWSGPFVKANKATFFISVFGAAITAFSWMAFAHLMGDMFALGSTAAGWAIPGFTSSFIFTTWALMYATKRFGHDIWPAPAPPPKEELIAGSGNPMTSDAGSFKWTPKEFMIATLKGVSQVTFVENWKTGVFWVVGLTLAFELAPFIAGVQDRPWWTNGYTAQWNEFSPLYLAGLMALLGSGIGVAMAILTKLPTAEIRMGLHGFNQVLVMIALTSFVPLTPQSFMMAVFATIGCCFLMPALQRFFGQWGLPALTGPFVFTAWIFLLATSGFQNIPAGLGWSRP
- the ureC gene encoding urease subunit alpha, with amino-acid sequence MVLKLTRKQYTDLFGPTTGDKVRLGDTDLFIQIEKDLITPGDECVFGGGKTLRDGLAQTSGVTNKNGALDFLITNAVILDPVLGIVKADIGIKDGKIAGIGKAGNPLTMDKVNPNMVVSACTEATAGEHTICTPGHFDTHIHMIAPQQYIDGISNGICNMIGGGTGPADGTNATTCTPGIYNISRMLEAVEDTPVNWGFLGKGNDSHPSLATQLEQIEAGACGLKDHEDWGTTAAVLDASLKAADMTDTQVAIHTDSINECAYVEDTINAIDGRVVHTYHTEGAGGGHAPDIMKIAGETFALPSSTNPTRPYTKNTVDEHLDMLMFCHHLNPAVAEDVAFAESRIRAETIAAEDVLHDEGVISMYSSDSQAMGRIGEVVIRAWQTADKMKKMRGKLPQETGDNDNFRARRYIAKTTINCAITHGVSEHLGSLEVGKYADIVMYPMAFFPAKPKMVLKGGFIAWSIMGDPNASLPTPEPVYYRPMFGAMGKAVHKTSYTFMSKRAIELGVPQKLGLEKVVLPVKNCRNISKKDMMWNDATPKIEIDPETYEVKLDGKIATVDPAEELSLAQRYFMA
- a CDS encoding urease subunit beta, whose product is MIPGEYVLSSDPVLCNSNRKTIKITVSNKGDRPCQIGSHTHFFEVNRALDFPREKAFGYRLNIPAGTSVRFEPGDSKEVELCEIGGKRICFGFNGLTMGGLNSSIVMRAAVEKARQLGFNGA